Proteins encoded in a region of the Elaeis guineensis isolate ETL-2024a chromosome 7, EG11, whole genome shotgun sequence genome:
- the LOC105048871 gene encoding rho GDP-dissociation inhibitor 1 — protein MSVALGAPSGSKDIDFATLEMEEEENKKQEEVENTDGDADEKLSRKFSCTSVASTDNDDEIGDEDDDDEDKRAVQLGPQVPLKEQLEMDKDDESLRRWKEQLLGSVDLNDVGENPDPEVNILDLTILTPDRPNVVLPIPFIPDAKGFAFGLKDGSRYRLKFSFTVSNNIVSGLRYTNTVWKTGVRVENTKVMLGTFSPQKEPYTYELEEETTPTGMFARGSYSARTKFVDDDGKVYLDMSYYFEIRKDWPVTS, from the exons ATGTCTGTCGCTCTGGGAGCTCCCTCAGGCTCCAAGGACATTGACTTTGCCACCCTGGaaatggaggaagaagagaacaAGAAGCAAGAGGAGGTGGAGAATACGGATGGTGATGCAGATGAAAAGCTGAGCAGGAAATTCAGCTGCACTTCGGTCGCCTCGACCGACAACGACGATGAGATCGGCGATGAGGATGACGACGATGAGGATAAGAGAGCAGTGCAACTGGGTCCCCAGGTCCCGCTCAAGGAACAGCTGGAGATGGATAAG GATGATGAGAGCTTGAGGAGGTGGAAGGAACAGCTGCTTGGAAGTGTTGATCTTAATGATGTTGGAG AGAATCCAGATCCAGAAGTAAACATCCTTGACCTTACTATCCTGACTCCTGATCGTCCGAATGTTGTTTTACCAATTCCTTTCATCCCTGATGCAAAGGGCTTTGCATTTGGCCTCAAAGATGGCAGCCGCTACCGTCTCAAGTTCTCTTTTACCGTCTCCAACAACATTGTCTCTGGGCTCAGATACACAAACACAGTGTGGAAGACTGGAGTAAGAG TGGAGAACACAAAAGTTATGTTGGGAACTTTCAGTCCTCAGAAGGAACCTTACACATACGAATTGGAAGAAGAGACCACCCCTACTGGAATGTTTGCAAGGGGATCTTATTCTGCTAGGACAAAG TTTGTGGATGATGATGGAAAGGTCTATCTGGACATGAGTTACTATTTTGAGATTAGAAAGGACTGGCCGGTGACTTCTTGA